CGTTGCACGGTCATCTCGCTACACTCCCGTGGGGGATTGCTCCGCGCACACCTCGCGGACGCAGTCGCGCAGCCAGCGATGCGCCGGATCGGCCCCCATCCGCGGATGCCAGAGCAACGATACGGTGATCTCGGGCGTGGGGAACGGCAGGGGAAAGCTGTGCATCGCCTCGCGCAGCGTGCCTGTGTGCCGCTCGGGGACGCTCGCGATCAGGTCGGATGCGCGTGCCAGCGCCAGCGCGGTCGAAAAGCCGCCGACCGTCGTAACGATCTCCCGCTCCAGCCCCAGCTCCGCGAGCGCTCCATCCACCTGCGCCTGGCTGTGGCCCCTCCGCGACACGCAGACGTGCTTGCCGGAGGTGTAACGAGCGGTCGTGACCTCGCCGCCGCTGAGCGGGTGCCCTGCCCGCACCACGCCGATGAAGCGGTCCTTGAACAGCGCCTGAACACGCAGCTCCGGAGCGGTCGAGTCCTCCACCACGCCCGTCTCCAGGTCGATGGCTCCCTCGCGGAGGGGCGCGCCGTCCTTGTCCGCCTTCTGCACGAAGCGCAGCCGCACGCCGGGCGCCTCCCTGCCGACGCGCGCGATGAGCTGCGGCCCGAAGTTCTCCACGAAGCCCTCGCTCGTCCGCAACGTGAACGTCCGCGCCAGCTTCGACAGGTCCAGCTTCTCCGCGGGGCGCAGAACGGCTTCGGCCTCCTGCACGAGCTGGCCCACGCGCCCGCGCAGCTCCAGCCCCCGGGGCGTGGGCACGAGGCCGCGCCCGGCCCGCACCAGCAGCGGATCGCCCGTCGTCTCGCGCAGCCGCGCCAGCGCACGGCTCATCGCCGACGGGCTGAGCCCCAGCCGCCGTGCCGCGCGCGCGACGCTCCCCTCCGCGAGCAGCACGTCGAGCGTGACGAGCAGGTTGAGGTCGGGTCCCGGCACGCATCACCCTCACGGTTGAATCGTGACATGGCGTCAGACGCACGAATAAAGTGCAACCCGTGCGGCTTCCGCAATGTCCGCGTTCGCCCGAGCTTCCCGGGGTATGTTGAATCCACCGCCTGCCGGAGGGAAGAACGATGCTCCTCACGATGCCGAAGCCCGCGCTCGCGCCCCGCGAAGACGCGAAGGCGAACGCCTCCGTACGCTGGGCGCTCGCGAGCCTCTCGCTGTCGATGCTGCTGTCGTCGCTGGGCACCAGCATCGCCAACGTCGCTCTGCCGACGCTGGCGCAGGCGTTCTCGGCGTCGTTCCAGGAGGTCCAGTGGATCGTCCTCGCCTACCTGCTCGCCATCACCACGCTGATCGTCAGCGTCGGGCGGCTCGGGGATACGATCGGACGCCGCCGCCTGCTGCTGGCCGGCATCGGGTTGTTCACGGATGCGTCGGTGCTGTGCGGCGCCGCGCCGGGCCTGTGGATGCTCATCGCCGCCCGCGCGGCGCAGGGGCTGGGAGCGGCCGTGATGATGGCCCTCACCCTGGCCTTCGTCGGCGAGACGGTGTCGAAGGAGAGGACCGGCAGCGCGATGGGGCTGCTCGGCACGATGTCCGCCATCGGCACCGCGCTCGGCCCGTCGCTGGGCGGCGTGCTGATCGCCGGGCTCGGCTGGCGCGCCATCTTCTTGGTGAAGGTGCCGCTGGGCATCCTCGCCCTCATTCTCGCGCACCGCCATCTCCCCGCCGACCGCCCCGCGCCGCGCGCCGATCGGGCACGCCACGACCACCTCGGCATGCTGCTGCTCGCGCTCACGCTCGCCGCCTACGCGCTGGCGATGACGATGGGACGAGGCCGCTTCGGTCCGCTCAACTTCGCCCTGCTGTCGGGCGCCGTGCTCGGAGCCGCCGTCTTCGTACTCGTCGAGATGAGAGCCGCATCGCCCCTGATCCGGCTGGCGATGCTCCGCAACCGCGTGCTCGGCACCGGCCTCGCGACCAGCGCGCTCGTCTCTACGGTGATGATGGCGACGCTGGTGGTGGGCCCGTTCTATCTGTCGCGGGGGCTCGGGCTGGACGCGGCGCTCGTGGGGCTCGTGCTCTCGGTCGGCCCGCTCGTCGCCGCGCTGACCGCCGCGCCCGCCGGCCGCATGGTGGACCGCCTGGGGGCGCCGCGCCTCACCATCGCCGGGCTCGCCGCCATCGCCTCCGGCGCCGCTGCACTGTCCCTCCTGCCGGGTTTCGGTGTTGCAGGGTACGTCGCGCCCATCGTCGCCATCACCGCCGGCTACGCGCTCTTCCAGACGGCCAACAACACCGCCGTCATGAGCGGTGTTCGCGCGGACCAGCGAGGCGTCGTCTCCGGCATGCTCAACCTGTCGCGCAACCTCGGCCTCATCACCGGCGCATCGGTGATGGGCGCGGTGTTCGCCTACGCATCCTCATCGTCCGACATCACGACCGCCCCTCCCGCCGCCGTCTCCACCGGCATGCGCATCACCTTCGCCGTCGCCGCGATGCTGATCGTCGTCGCGCTCGGCATCGCGGTTCGATCAGCTGTGATCGACAGGCGTTGATCTAGTGACCCATCTCCGCTGATTAGCTAACGAGCGCTTGCGATCTCCTCGACGTATTCGCGGAGGTTCTGAGCCGCTTCCTCTACGTCGTGGGTGGGCAGCCCCACTTCGGCGGCGAGACGGGTAAAGGGCTCGGCCCAGCCTGCCGGCACGACGACCACGGGAGGCCACGGCTGCATCGCGCGACGGCGGAATACATCCTCACATGCCTCGCGCACGTCGACGAGCTTCGTCCCCAGTTCCCGGAGCAGCCAGAGGTCTATCAGGTCGCGGTAGCGCTCGTTCGCCCGCCCGTCTAGTGGCGGCGTGGTCGCCGCGTGGATCTTTTGAGCGATCTGATAACGCGCCGACAGGCAGTGGATGTACTCGGGGCCGTCTATCCCGAGCTCGGACAGATCGGTCGCCGGGACGAGCTCCGCCTCCACGTCCTGGCTGTCACCCGCGGAGACCTCCATCGGCACGGTGGCCCACGGCCTTCCGTGGTACTCCAGACGGATCTCGATCCGCTTCGCCTTGCGCCCCAGATCGCGGATCTCGCCCCGACACATCAGCCGAAAGTCGCCGTACGGCTCAGCCAGGGCACGATCCAGCGCCTCTAGCATTTCACCGAACTCGTCCCGGAACGTGGCATCGAAGTCTTTCGTGGTGCGCGCGCGGAGGCGCAA
Above is a window of Longimicrobium sp. DNA encoding:
- a CDS encoding LysR family transcriptional regulator; translation: MPGPDLNLLVTLDVLLAEGSVARAARRLGLSPSAMSRALARLRETTGDPLLVRAGRGLVPTPRGLELRGRVGQLVQEAEAVLRPAEKLDLSKLARTFTLRTSEGFVENFGPQLIARVGREAPGVRLRFVQKADKDGAPLREGAIDLETGVVEDSTAPELRVQALFKDRFIGVVRAGHPLSGGEVTTARYTSGKHVCVSRRGHSQAQVDGALAELGLEREIVTTVGGFSTALALARASDLIASVPERHTGTLREAMHSFPLPFPTPEITVSLLWHPRMGADPAHRWLRDCVREVCAEQSPTGV
- a CDS encoding MFS transporter, which codes for MLLTMPKPALAPREDAKANASVRWALASLSLSMLLSSLGTSIANVALPTLAQAFSASFQEVQWIVLAYLLAITTLIVSVGRLGDTIGRRRLLLAGIGLFTDASVLCGAAPGLWMLIAARAAQGLGAAVMMALTLAFVGETVSKERTGSAMGLLGTMSAIGTALGPSLGGVLIAGLGWRAIFLVKVPLGILALILAHRHLPADRPAPRADRARHDHLGMLLLALTLAAYALAMTMGRGRFGPLNFALLSGAVLGAAVFVLVEMRAASPLIRLAMLRNRVLGTGLATSALVSTVMMATLVVGPFYLSRGLGLDAALVGLVLSVGPLVAALTAAPAGRMVDRLGAPRLTIAGLAAIASGAAALSLLPGFGVAGYVAPIVAITAGYALFQTANNTAVMSGVRADQRGVVSGMLNLSRNLGLITGASVMGAVFAYASSSSDITTAPPAAVSTGMRITFAVAAMLIVVALGIAVRSAVIDRR
- a CDS encoding nucleotidyl transferase AbiEii/AbiGii toxin family protein, translating into MAEPERLRRPATPKTKSVLEQMVGRYARHYRIPQARVRGWISFMVLGGALERVKDSGGVPAFIVKGGVALELRLRLRARTTKDFDATFRDEFGEMLEALDRALAEPYGDFRLMCRGEIRDLGRKAKRIEIRLEYHGRPWATVPMEVSAGDSQDVEAELVPATDLSELGIDGPEYIHCLSARYQIAQKIHAATTPPLDGRANERYRDLIDLWLLRELGTKLVDVREACEDVFRRRAMQPWPPVVVVPAGWAEPFTRLAAEVGLPTHDVEEAAQNLREYVEEIASAR